A single window of Streptomyces sp. NBC_00464 DNA harbors:
- a CDS encoding GbsR/MarR family transcriptional regulator: MSSESGEGAREVRDGRDPEAVARFVERFASEMTEAGMQRMASRVFAALLADDDASMTSAELALALQISPAAVSGAINYLTQVSMVGREREPGSRRDRYRLHNEIWYTTFASRDRVLTRWEQTLRDGARTLGEHTPAGARIAETAAFFEFMQSELGAMMDRWEAHRKTLDLPTADGSAKA, from the coding sequence ATGAGCAGCGAATCCGGAGAAGGCGCACGCGAGGTACGGGACGGGCGTGACCCGGAGGCGGTCGCGCGGTTCGTCGAGCGGTTCGCGTCCGAGATGACCGAGGCCGGGATGCAGCGGATGGCGTCCCGCGTCTTCGCCGCGCTCCTCGCGGACGACGACGCCTCCATGACCTCGGCCGAACTCGCCCTGGCCCTGCAGATCAGCCCCGCTGCCGTGTCCGGCGCGATCAACTACCTCACCCAGGTCAGCATGGTCGGCCGCGAACGTGAACCGGGCTCACGCCGCGACCGCTACCGCCTGCACAACGAGATCTGGTACACCACGTTCGCCAGTCGCGACCGGGTGCTCACCCGCTGGGAACAGACCCTCAGGGACGGGGCGCGCACGCTGGGGGAGCACACGCCGGCGGGCGCCCGGATCGCCGAGACGGCGGCGTTCTTCGAGTTCATGCAGTCGGAGCTGGGCGCCATGATGGACCGCTGGGAGGCCCACCGGAAAACCCTCGACCTCCCGACGGCCGACGGGTCCGCGAAGGCCTGA
- a CDS encoding adenylosuccinate synthase has translation MPALVLLGAQWGDEGKGKATDLLGGSVDYVVRYQGGNNAGHTVVVGDQKYALHLLPSGILSPGCTPVIGNGVVVDPAVLLSELSGLNDRGVDTSKLLISGNAHLITPYNVTVDKVTERFLGKRKIGTTGRGIGPTYADKINRVGIRVQDLYDESILEQKVEAALEQKNQLLAKVFNRRAIEAGKVVEDMLQYAEQIRPFVADTTLILNNAIDEGKVVLFEGGQGTLLDVDHGTYPFVTSSNPTAGGACTGSGVGPTKISRVIGILKAYTTRVGAGPFPTELLDEDGEALRRIGGERGVTTGRDRRCGWFDAPIARYATRVNGLTDFFLTKLDVLTGWEQIPVCVAYEIDGKRVEELPYNQTDFHHAKPIYEKLPGWSEDITKAKTFADLPKNAQAYVKALEEMSGAPISAIGVGPGRTETIEINSFL, from the coding sequence GTGCCCGCACTTGTGCTGCTCGGTGCTCAGTGGGGTGACGAGGGCAAGGGGAAGGCCACCGACCTCCTCGGTGGATCCGTGGACTATGTGGTGCGCTACCAAGGCGGCAACAACGCCGGCCACACGGTGGTCGTCGGTGACCAGAAGTACGCACTTCATCTCCTCCCCTCCGGAATCCTGTCACCGGGGTGTACCCCGGTCATCGGTAACGGTGTCGTCGTCGACCCTGCGGTCCTGCTCTCCGAGCTGAGTGGGTTGAATGACCGCGGCGTGGACACGTCCAAGCTGCTGATCAGCGGTAACGCTCATTTGATCACCCCGTACAACGTCACGGTCGACAAGGTGACGGAACGGTTCCTCGGCAAGCGCAAGATCGGCACGACCGGCCGCGGTATCGGCCCGACGTACGCCGACAAGATCAACCGGGTCGGCATCCGCGTCCAGGACCTCTACGACGAGTCGATCCTGGAGCAGAAGGTCGAGGCGGCCCTGGAGCAGAAGAACCAGCTTCTGGCCAAGGTCTTCAACCGGCGCGCCATCGAGGCCGGCAAGGTCGTCGAGGACATGCTCCAGTACGCGGAGCAGATCAGGCCCTTCGTCGCCGACACGACGCTGATCCTGAACAACGCCATCGACGAGGGCAAGGTCGTCCTCTTCGAGGGCGGTCAGGGCACGCTGCTCGACGTCGACCACGGCACGTACCCCTTCGTCACCTCGTCGAACCCGACCGCGGGCGGCGCCTGCACCGGTTCCGGCGTGGGCCCGACGAAGATCAGCCGGGTCATCGGCATCCTCAAGGCGTACACCACGCGCGTCGGTGCCGGTCCGTTCCCGACGGAGCTGCTCGACGAGGACGGCGAGGCGCTGCGCAGGATCGGTGGCGAGCGCGGTGTCACCACCGGCCGTGACCGCCGCTGCGGCTGGTTCGACGCCCCGATCGCGCGGTACGCGACCCGGGTCAACGGCCTCACCGACTTCTTCCTCACCAAGCTGGACGTGCTGACCGGCTGGGAGCAGATCCCGGTGTGTGTGGCGTACGAGATCGACGGCAAGCGCGTCGAGGAGCTCCCGTACAACCAGACCGACTTCCACCACGCGAAGCCGATCTACGAGAAGCTGCCGGGCTGGTCCGAGGACATCACCAAGGCGAAGACCTTCGCCGACCTGCCGAAGAACGCGCAGGCGTACGTCAAGGCGCTGGAAGAGATGTCCGGCGCCCCGATCTCCGCCATCGGTGTCGGCCCCGGCCGCACCGAGACCATCGAGATCAACTCGTTCCTGTAG
- a CDS encoding ABC transporter permease has product MTALTMTATAGTGRRAGTGQLAGTWALLRLALRRDRIIMPLWVIVLGGSFSSVGTSISSLYDTAGSRAELAASMNGNSSLRAMYGPVFGDSVGALVSWRMIAFGAALAAVMSLVVVVRHTREEEETGRQEMLSSAMVGRRAPLTAALLAALIANAALALMIVAGMAGSGAGGAGAVALALSVAGVGALFACTAAIAAQFTESARLAKGLTAAVIGAAFVLKAAGDSATDDGSSVLTRLSPLGWATSVRPYAAERWWVLLVIAGAVAVQCAVAYALTGRRDVGMSFLATRPGPARGRISTALGLAVRLQRGALLGWTLSFAVVGVVFGGLTGGAADLVGENEKTKEIFERMGGQSGLTDAFLASMVSVLGTVAALYIVSSVLRLHGEETAGRAEPVLAAGVGRIGWAAGHLLIAFGGAALIMTVGGLGLAVGYGHELPAVLGASLVQLPAVWLLGGVTVLLYGALPKAAAAGWGLVGLCLALGWIGPALDLPEPVMDISPFTHLPKLPGAAGMEWGPVVLLTAVAVVLVAGGLAVRRRDMLSG; this is encoded by the coding sequence ATGACTGCCCTGACCATGACCGCGACGGCCGGCACCGGGCGCCGGGCCGGGACCGGACAGCTCGCCGGGACCTGGGCCCTGCTGAGGCTCGCCCTGCGGCGCGACCGGATCATCATGCCGCTCTGGGTGATCGTGCTCGGCGGCTCGTTCTCCTCCGTCGGGACGTCCATCTCCTCGCTCTACGACACGGCCGGGAGCCGTGCCGAGCTCGCCGCTTCGATGAACGGCAACAGCTCGCTGCGCGCGATGTACGGGCCCGTGTTCGGCGACTCCGTCGGTGCGCTGGTCAGCTGGCGCATGATCGCCTTCGGCGCCGCGCTGGCCGCGGTGATGAGCCTGGTCGTCGTCGTGCGCCACACCCGGGAGGAAGAGGAGACCGGCCGTCAGGAGATGCTGTCCTCCGCCATGGTGGGCCGCCGGGCCCCGCTCACCGCGGCACTGCTCGCCGCGCTGATCGCCAACGCCGCACTCGCCCTGATGATCGTGGCGGGGATGGCCGGATCGGGGGCGGGCGGAGCCGGAGCGGTGGCACTCGCGCTGTCCGTCGCCGGGGTCGGAGCGCTGTTCGCCTGCACCGCGGCGATCGCCGCACAGTTCACCGAGAGCGCGCGGCTCGCGAAGGGGCTGACGGCGGCGGTGATCGGCGCCGCGTTCGTCCTGAAGGCGGCGGGCGACTCCGCGACGGACGACGGCTCGTCCGTCCTCACCCGGCTCTCCCCTCTCGGCTGGGCTACGAGCGTCCGGCCGTACGCCGCCGAGCGGTGGTGGGTGCTCCTCGTGATCGCCGGCGCCGTGGCCGTGCAGTGCGCCGTGGCGTACGCGCTGACCGGGCGCCGCGACGTCGGCATGAGCTTCCTGGCGACGCGACCGGGACCCGCCCGGGGCCGGATCTCCACCGCCCTGGGCCTCGCGGTGCGCCTCCAGCGCGGGGCGCTCCTGGGGTGGACGTTGTCGTTCGCCGTGGTCGGCGTCGTCTTCGGCGGGCTGACCGGCGGCGCGGCCGATCTCGTCGGGGAGAACGAGAAGACCAAGGAGATCTTCGAGCGGATGGGCGGGCAGTCCGGTCTGACCGATGCCTTCCTCGCCTCGATGGTCTCCGTGCTCGGCACGGTGGCCGCGCTGTACATCGTCTCCTCGGTGCTGCGACTGCACGGCGAGGAGACTGCCGGGCGCGCGGAACCGGTGCTCGCGGCCGGGGTCGGCCGGATCGGCTGGGCGGCCGGCCATCTGCTCATCGCCTTCGGCGGCGCGGCCCTGATCATGACGGTCGGCGGCCTCGGCCTGGCGGTGGGCTACGGGCACGAACTCCCCGCCGTGCTCGGCGCCTCGCTGGTGCAGCTGCCCGCAGTCTGGCTGCTGGGCGGGGTGACGGTCCTGCTGTACGGGGCGCTGCCGAAGGCCGCCGCCGCGGGCTGGGGGCTGGTCGGGCTCTGCCTGGCGCTGGGCTGGATCGGCCCCGCCCTGGATCTGCCGGAGCCCGTGATGGACATATCGCCGTTCACGCACCTGCCGAAGCTCCCGGGGGCGGCAGGCATGGAGTGGGGGCCGGTGGTGCTGCTCACCGCGGTCGCGGTGGTGCTGGTGGCGGGCGGCCTGGCGGTGCGGCGGCGGGACATGCTGAGCGGCTGA
- a CDS encoding diacylglycerol kinase: MSAAQPPGNGAPHLLVVIDPVARRMDGESVRIAKDVLSAGSHAKICLPDGPEEFARALSRRGARRPVVIGDDRALRRAVTLLHREREPAMSALSLVPVGAAAALELAHSLGVPKGAVAAARTALDGAVRRLDLLVDDSDGVVLGALRIPPLSGAPGTRSDRAGVTAVWDTCRSLVRTLVRPAPSEPAAAPATHRLRVEADGVVLNDLDRPVESVTVTSGCGDGGGLAEVTIHAPDGDPVTTEAKAVTVSGADFRYRADIQVGGPVRTRTWTVRAGAWGLMLPVVAE, from the coding sequence GTGTCGGCTGCCCAGCCCCCCGGTAACGGTGCGCCCCATCTGCTGGTGGTGATCGATCCGGTTGCCCGCCGCATGGACGGCGAGTCCGTCCGGATCGCAAAGGACGTGTTGAGCGCCGGTTCGCACGCCAAGATCTGCCTCCCCGACGGGCCCGAGGAGTTCGCCCGGGCCCTGTCCCGCCGGGGTGCCCGAAGGCCGGTGGTGATAGGCGACGACCGGGCGCTGCGGCGCGCGGTGACCCTGCTCCACCGGGAGCGAGAACCAGCCATGAGCGCCCTTTCGCTCGTCCCGGTCGGCGCCGCTGCGGCGCTGGAACTCGCGCATTCGCTCGGCGTGCCGAAGGGCGCGGTGGCGGCGGCGCGCACGGCGCTGGACGGGGCGGTGCGCCGGCTGGACCTGCTGGTCGACGACAGCGACGGCGTCGTCCTGGGCGCGCTGCGCATCCCGCCCCTGAGCGGTGCCCCGGGCACGCGGTCGGACCGCGCGGGCGTCACCGCGGTCTGGGACACCTGCCGCTCCCTGGTCCGCACCCTGGTGCGCCCCGCGCCCTCGGAGCCGGCTGCCGCGCCGGCCACGCACCGGCTGCGCGTCGAGGCGGACGGTGTCGTGCTGAACGATCTGGACCGCCCGGTCGAATCGGTGACGGTGACCTCGGGCTGCGGCGACGGCGGCGGCCTCGCCGAGGTGACGATCCACGCGCCGGACGGGGATCCGGTGACCACGGAGGCCAAAGCCGTCACGGTCTCCGGCGCGGACTTCCGCTACCGGGCGGACATACAGGTCGGCGGTCCGGTGCGGACCCGGACGTGGACGGTGCGGGCGGGGGCCTGGGGGCTGATGCTGCCGGTGGTGGCGGAGTAG
- a CDS encoding ABC transporter ATP-binding protein, protein MTKAITVAGLHKSFGRTHALDGLDLTVESGEVHGFLGPNGSGKSTTIRVLLGLLRADSGAAQLLGRDPWRDAVGLHRRVAYVPGDVTLWRNLSGGEVIDLYGRLRGGLDDARRADLVDRFELDPTKKGRTYSKGNRQKVALVAAFASDVDLLILDEPTSGLDPLMEEVFQSCVAEERDRGRTVLLSSHILSEVESLCDRVSIIRQGRTVETGSLAGMRHLTRTNITAELAAEPNGLAGLPGVHDLDIQGRRVTLQVDTDQLDAVLKSLSASGVRSLTSTPPTLEELFLRHYTADAEQDGGQSAEQGAGVTAR, encoded by the coding sequence ATGACGAAGGCAATCACCGTGGCCGGACTGCACAAGTCCTTCGGCCGGACGCATGCGTTGGACGGGCTCGACCTGACCGTCGAATCCGGTGAGGTCCATGGCTTCCTCGGGCCCAACGGGTCCGGGAAGTCCACCACCATCCGGGTCCTGCTGGGCCTGCTGCGGGCCGACTCCGGCGCCGCCCAGCTGCTCGGCCGCGACCCGTGGCGCGATGCGGTGGGCCTGCACCGCCGGGTGGCCTACGTCCCCGGTGACGTCACCCTGTGGCGCAACCTCTCCGGCGGCGAGGTGATCGATCTGTACGGGCGGCTGCGCGGCGGTCTCGACGACGCCCGGCGTGCCGACCTCGTCGACCGGTTCGAGCTCGACCCGACGAAGAAGGGGCGGACGTACTCGAAGGGCAACCGGCAGAAGGTGGCCCTGGTCGCCGCGTTCGCCTCCGATGTGGACCTGCTGATCCTGGACGAACCGACCAGCGGGCTCGACCCGCTGATGGAGGAGGTCTTCCAGAGCTGCGTCGCGGAGGAGCGCGACCGCGGGCGGACGGTCCTGCTCTCCAGCCACATCCTCAGCGAGGTCGAGTCGCTCTGCGACCGGGTCAGCATCATCCGGCAGGGGCGGACCGTGGAGACCGGCTCACTGGCCGGCATGCGCCATCTGACGCGTACGAACATCACCGCCGAGCTGGCCGCCGAGCCCAACGGACTGGCCGGGCTGCCCGGGGTGCACGACCTCGACATCCAGGGGCGTCGGGTCACGCTCCAGGTCGACACGGATCAGCTGGACGCCGTCCTCAAGTCGCTCTCCGCTTCCGGGGTCCGGTCCCTGACCAGCACGCCGCCCACCCTGGAGGAGCTCTTCCTGCGGCACTACACGGCGGACGCGGAGCAGGATGGCGGACAAAGCGCGGAGCAGGGCGCGGGGGTGACGGCGCGATGA